From a region of the Timaviella obliquedivisa GSE-PSE-MK23-08B genome:
- a CDS encoding DUF433 domain-containing protein, with amino-acid sequence MEVEDILRRRHIIHSDPETMSGAPVFVGTRIPLQTFFDYLEGEEGLAEFLEDFPYLKAQSLKVLEIIAKKMIEQERSAGAHSA; translated from the coding sequence ATGGAAGTTGAAGATATCTTACGTCGCCGCCACATCATTCACTCCGATCCAGAAACGATGAGCGGAGCGCCTGTTTTTGTAGGCACGCGGATTCCTCTGCAAACGTTCTTTGACTACTTAGAAGGAGAAGAGGGCTTGGCGGAATTTCTAGAGGATTTTCCGTATCTAAAAGCTCAGTCGCTAAAGGTTTTGGAAATCATTGCAAAAAAGATGATTGAACAGGAGCGCAGTGCAGGTGCTCATTCTGCTTGA
- a CDS encoding DUF5615 family PIN-like protein: MLILLDKNLLSKKLKKLLLEAAHSVQNVEDMGWRGVKDQELLALTEAHRFDVFITADQNLPYQQSLRDRPFRVIVLAAKSTRPDCLLPLLTHACNVLPSLMPGSITLINDSG, from the coding sequence GTGCTCATTCTGCTTGACAAGAATCTTTTGAGCAAGAAACTGAAGAAGCTTCTCTTAGAGGCTGCGCATTCAGTACAAAACGTAGAAGATATGGGCTGGAGAGGCGTTAAGGATCAAGAACTCTTGGCACTGACTGAAGCTCACCGCTTTGATGTCTTTATCACCGCCGATCAGAATTTACCTTATCAGCAAAGTTTGCGCGATCGCCCTTTCCGAGTCATCGTTCTAGCCGCAAAGAGTACTCGTCCAGATTGTTTATTACCATTGCTCACTCACGCTTGCAACGTCCTACCTTCTTTAATGCCGGGTTCCATCACTCTAATCAATGACAGTGGATAG
- a CDS encoding formylglycine-generating enzyme family protein, with the protein MTYVDFRQQELDPFGSLLWGITGTRVRQQNSTLPQNSLIGRASIPEQTNTSTVKTFSFEVITLNKKGKIVQQQTQSAQFFAEDLGNGVMLDMVAIPGGTFVMGSPDSEAERGDDESPQHSVTIAPFYMGKFAVTQAQYQAIMGINPSHFRGEKRPAENVSWKKAIAFCQQLSQKTGNLYRLPSEAEWEYACRAGTTTPFHFGETITTDLANYDGNHTYGQGLRGTCREETISVGSFPANAFGLHDMHGNVWEWCEDRWHKNYKKGAPMDGSAWLSKKEDTNRVLRGGSWLDGSWNCRSASRYCGDAGTRPFNGGFRIVCSVPRI; encoded by the coding sequence ATGACTTATGTGGATTTTCGACAGCAAGAGTTAGATCCATTTGGGTCTTTGCTCTGGGGAATTACAGGAACCAGAGTACGTCAACAAAACTCAACGCTGCCCCAAAATTCTCTTATTGGGAGAGCCTCAATCCCAGAGCAAACAAACACTTCTACGGTTAAGACGTTTAGTTTTGAAGTGATAACCCTCAACAAAAAGGGAAAGATTGTTCAGCAGCAAACTCAATCGGCTCAGTTCTTTGCAGAGGATTTGGGTAATGGTGTGATGCTGGATATGGTGGCGATTCCAGGAGGGACTTTTGTGATGGGTTCGCCGGATAGCGAAGCGGAACGGGGTGATGATGAAAGTCCCCAGCATTCTGTGACCATTGCCCCCTTTTACATGGGCAAGTTTGCCGTCACCCAAGCCCAATATCAAGCCATTATGGGCATTAATCCTTCTCACTTCAGGGGAGAGAAGCGTCCGGCTGAAAATGTTTCTTGGAAAAAAGCGATCGCCTTCTGTCAACAACTCTCCCAAAAAACAGGAAACCTCTACCGCCTACCCAGCGAAGCCGAATGGGAGTACGCTTGCCGTGCCGGAACCACTACGCCTTTTCATTTTGGTGAGACGATTACCACCGATTTGGCAAACTATGACGGCAATCATACCTATGGTCAGGGCCTTAGAGGAACTTGTCGAGAAGAAACGATTTCTGTCGGTAGCTTTCCTGCAAATGCCTTTGGCTTACATGATATGCATGGCAATGTTTGGGAATGGTGTGAAGATCGCTGGCATAAAAACTACAAAAAAGGTGCGCCGATGGATGGAAGTGCCTGGTTGAGCAAGAAAGAGGATACAAACCGAGTGCTGCGGGGCGGCTCTTGGCTCGACGGTAGTTGGAATTGTCGCTCCGCCTCTCGCTACTGTGGTGATGCGGGAACTCGCCCCTTTAACGGAGGTTTTCGCATTGTCTGTTCTGTACCCAGGATTTAG
- a CDS encoding type II toxin-antitoxin system HicB family antitoxin, producing the protein MLTEYIQAAMAKAEYEILEDGTHYGHIPPCKGALSNAETREECESLLREVLEEWIILGFRLEHEIPVIDGIDLNFSMEPEEVA; encoded by the coding sequence ATGTTGACAGAGTACATTCAAGCTGCGATGGCAAAAGCAGAATACGAAATTTTAGAAGATGGAACTCACTATGGTCACATTCCTCCCTGCAAAGGCGCACTATCCAACGCCGAAACCCGCGAAGAATGTGAAAGTCTTCTGCGAGAAGTGTTAGAAGAGTGGATTATCTTAGGATTCCGCTTAGAGCATGAAATTCCTGTAATTGATGGCATTGACCTGAACTTCAGCATGGAACCGGAAGAGGTGGCGTAA
- a CDS encoding type II toxin-antitoxin system HicA family toxin, with amino-acid sequence MPTFGSISRRDLIKNLKRLGFVGPYSSKRHQYMVREENKVYIPNPHQGDISKGLLLKVLSEAGVSREEWEDL; translated from the coding sequence ATGCCAACATTTGGCTCCATTAGCCGGAGAGACCTGATCAAAAATCTCAAACGTTTAGGGTTCGTCGGTCCTTATTCCAGTAAACGACATCAATACATGGTGCGCGAGGAAAATAAGGTTTATATTCCCAATCCTCACCAGGGAGATATCAGTAAAGGGTTGCTGCTGAAGGTATTGAGCGAGGCAGGGGTGAGCCGTGAAGAATGGGAAGACCTGTAG
- a CDS encoding ATP-binding protein yields MRIDELDIEALLSGEPPPHPDLLMEMTLGRDRWLNRLRDHYLANYIADGGSKVKVLVGGAGTGKTHLLQCALQDAQALGYQTVYLTALEYRLNDLPGLYRAIVKQLDTEKLVSGLCHQVAKKLGYGQYDDDDAMLSLLIEDQGLTRDLAVHEIKRTIGLTLRDADFGASFRAFAYSVISNRLIIGNEESVRVALKWLAGEKLERHQKQSTLLFERLQKTNARYWLNSLIRLLHMAGMTGLVVAIDDLEVMTERSAETRRYRYTANAIKDTCELFRQIIDDGELLDHFLLLLAGRREMIEDDRRGFKSYEALWMRLQSGLLAIDQFNPLADIVDTDIHLVTQGHSFADQVQTRLGQLFQEAGLPLHPDRPVPELYEHSQLRAKVIATTLMALEEG; encoded by the coding sequence ATGCGAATTGATGAGTTAGATATTGAAGCCCTGCTTTCAGGCGAACCACCGCCCCATCCCGACCTGCTGATGGAAATGACCCTGGGGCGCGATCGCTGGCTGAATCGGCTGCGAGATCATTACCTGGCGAACTATATTGCCGATGGCGGCAGCAAAGTAAAAGTGTTGGTGGGTGGTGCAGGGACAGGCAAAACCCATCTGTTGCAATGCGCCTTGCAAGATGCCCAAGCCTTGGGCTACCAAACGGTTTACCTGACAGCATTGGAATATCGCCTCAATGACTTGCCAGGGTTATATCGGGCGATCGTCAAACAGCTAGACACCGAAAAACTGGTCAGCGGACTCTGCCACCAAGTGGCAAAAAAGCTGGGCTACGGGCAATACGACGATGACGATGCCATGCTGTCGCTATTGATTGAAGACCAGGGCTTGACCCGCGATTTGGCAGTGCATGAAATCAAACGAACGATTGGTTTAACACTGCGGGATGCTGATTTTGGCGCGTCTTTTCGGGCGTTTGCCTACAGTGTCATTAGCAATCGGTTAATTATAGGTAATGAGGAAAGCGTTCGGGTGGCGCTTAAGTGGCTGGCAGGAGAGAAACTAGAGCGCCATCAGAAGCAATCAACTTTGTTATTTGAACGGCTGCAAAAAACGAATGCTCGCTACTGGCTTAACTCTTTGATTCGCTTGTTGCACATGGCAGGGATGACCGGGCTTGTGGTGGCGATCGATGATTTGGAAGTCATGACTGAGCGTAGTGCCGAAACTCGCCGCTATCGCTACACCGCTAACGCGATCAAAGACACCTGCGAACTGTTCCGGCAAATTATTGATGATGGCGAACTACTGGATCATTTTTTGTTGCTTCTGGCAGGACGACGGGAAATGATTGAAGACGATCGCCGGGGCTTTAAGAGCTACGAGGCGCTATGGATGCGCTTACAAAGTGGGCTACTGGCGATCGACCAATTCAATCCCCTTGCCGATATTGTCGATACTGATATTCATTTGGTAACGCAGGGACACAGCTTTGCCGATCAGGTGCAGACTCGCCTGGGGCAACTGTTTCAGGAAGCTGGGTTGCCGCTTCATCCCGATCGCCCTGTGCCCGAATTGTA